A genomic segment from Glycine max cultivar Williams 82 chromosome 1, Glycine_max_v4.0, whole genome shotgun sequence encodes:
- the LOC100793314 gene encoding probable pectinesterase 53: MSNLHYMFILFAVLLVQNPSRIHCHTKGIRPRLSAGKGLSTNITRVQYSEQQFMKWVNFVGSLKHSVFKSAKNKLVASYTLHVDKDPGAGDFTSIQEAIDSLPFINLVRVVIKVHAGVYTEKVNIPPLKSYITIEGAGTDKTIVKWGDTAQTPGPNGRPLGTYGSATFAVNSPYFLAKNITFQNTTPVPAPGAVGKQAVALRISADTAAFVGCKFLGAQDTLYDHLGRHYYKDCYIEGSVDFIFGNSLSLFEGCHVHAIAQNTGAVTAQGRSSMLEDTGFSFVNCKVTGSGALYLGRAWGPFSRVVFAYTFMDNIIIPKGWYNWGDPNREMTVFYGQYKCTGLGASFAGRVPWSRELTDEEAAPFLSLSFIDGTEWIKV; this comes from the exons ATGTCAAACTTGCATTACATGTTCATCTTGTTTGCAGTTCTTCTTGTGCAAAATCCCAGTAGAATACATTGCCATACCAAGGGAATTAGACCAAGACTTTCTGCAGGTAAAGGGTTATCGACCAACATAACTAGAGTGCAGTATTCTGAACAGCAATTCATGAAATGGGTGAATTTTGTTGGTTCCCTCAAACACTCAGTTTTTAAGTCAGCTAAAAATAAGCTTGTGGCTTCTTACACTTTGCACGTTGATAAGGATCCTGGTGCTGGAGATTTTACCTCAATTCAAGAAGCCATTGATTCCCTTCCATTCATCAATCTTGTGAGAGTGGTCATAAAAGTCCATGCAGGGGTCTACAC GGAGAAAGTTAATATTCCTCCTTTGAAATCCTACATAACAATAGAAGGAGCTGGTACAGATAAAACCATTGTTAAATGGGGTGACACTGCTCAAACACCTGGCCCAAATGGGAGGCCACTAGGAACCTATGGTTCGGCAACTTTTGCTGTGAATTCACCTTATTTCCTTGCTAAGAACATCACGTTCCAA AACACAACTCCAGTTCCTGCACCAGGAGCAGTTGGAAAGCAAGCGGTGGCATTGAGGATTTCAGCAGACACAGCAGCATTTGTAGGCTGCAAATTCTTAGGAGCACAAGACACACTTTATGATCATTTGGGCAGACATTACTATAAGGATTGTTACATTGAAGGCTCTGTTGATTTCATATTCGGCAACTCTCTCTCACTGTTTGAG GGATGTCACGTGCATGCCATAGCACAGAATACAGGGGCAGTAACAGCTCAAGGAAGGAGTAGTATGTTGGAGGACACGGGGTTCTCATTTGTGAACTGTAAGGTCACGGGATCAGGGGCACTATACCTTGGAAGGGCTTGGGGACCCTTTTCTCGCGTGGTCTTTGCTTACACATTTATGGACAACATCATCATTCCCAAAGGCTGGTATAACTGGGGGGATCCTAACCGTGAAAT GACTGTATTCTATGGGCAGTACAAATGCACAGGACTTGGAGCAAGTTTTGCAGGGAGAGTACCATGGTCCAGAGAGCTTACTGACGAGGAAGCTGCACCTTTTCTTTCACTTAGCTTTATTGATGGAACCGAATGGATCAAAGTGTAG
- the LOC100797366 gene encoding probable glutamate carboxypeptidase LAMP1 isoform X3, whose translation MKTSTTTTTTILAIATSYLFLLITPTQKSTYHSLFISDSLSDNASIYNHLKTLTRRPHVAGSKANAEAASYVVSVFTSSYIPSHIVSYEVSLTYPLSRSLVLITNPSTTFTLHQETYEGDPYADVADEVVPTFHAYAKSGTVAAPVCYVNYGRVEDYLTLKDKNGVNVSGTVVLARHGKIYRGDIVKNAYEEGAVGVVIYSDRKDYGGEEKWFPDEKWLPPSGVQVGTVYGGLGDPTTPGWASSSSGDGECERLNKDEVEKGGDVPLIPSLPVSAADGEKIMRSIGGPVAEDDWQGSKDAPIYRLGPGPGILNLSYKGQDVIATIQNVIGVIEGAEEPDRFVILGNHRDAWTFGAVDPNSGTAALLEVAQRLGKLQKKGWRPRRTILLCNWDAEEYGLIGSTEWVEENREILASKAVAYLNADCVVGGPGFNVRATPQLDELIKRATQEVKDPDNSSQSIYESWTSSGSSPLFGRLGGGGSDYASFLQHVGIPAADIAFGGDVAGYPVYHSLYDDFVWMEKFGDPMFQRHVAAASVWGLVALWLADEEFLPFDYLSYAKELQVCLQFIRW comes from the exons ATGAAAACAAGCACTACTACAACTACAACCATATTAGCCATAGCCACCTCTTACTTGTTTCTTCTGATCACGCCAACCCAAAAATCCACGTACCACTCTCTCTTCATATCCGATTCCCTATCAGACAATGCCTCCATATACAACCACCTTAAAACTCTCACCCGCAGACCCCATGTCGCAGGTTCCAAAGCCAACGCTGAAGCTGCCTCATACGTTGTCTCAGTCTTCACCTCCTCATACATACCATCACACATAGTTTCCTACGAGGTTTCTCTCACGTACCCTTTGTCACGTTCGTTGGTTCTAATAACGAACCCTTCTACAACCTTCACTCTCCACCAAGAAACCTACGAGGGTGATCCTTATGCTGACGTGGCAGATGAGGTTGTCCCCACTTTCCACGCGTATGCCAAGTCAGGCACTGTGGCTGCTCCTGTGTGTTATGTGAACTATGGAAGAGTGGAGGACTATTTGACTCTGAAGGATAAAAATGGTGTGAATGTTTCAGGCACTGTTGTGTTGGCAAGGCATGGGAAGATATATAGAGGGGACATTGTGAAGAATGCTTATGAGGAAGGTGCTGTTGGGGTGGTGATATATTCAGATAGGAAGGACTATGGTGGTGAGGAAAAGTGGTTTCCTGATGAGAAGTGGTTGCCACCAAGTGGGGTTCAGGTGGGGACAGTGTATGGTGGGTTAGGGGACCCCACAACTCCTGGTTGGGCAAGTAGTAGTAGTGGTGATGGAGAGTGTGAGAGGTTGAACAAGGATGAGGTGGAGAAGGGAGGTGATGTTCCTCTCATACCTTCATTGCCTGTGTCAGCTGCTGATGGGGAGAAGATAATGAGGTCAATTGGTGGACCAGTTGCTGAGGATGATTGGCAGGGAAGCAAGGATGCCCCTATTTACAGGCTTGGACCAGGACCAGGAATTCTCAACCTTAGTTACAAG GGGCAGGATGTTATAGCCACAATTCAAAATGTTATTGGTGTGATTGAAGGGGCAGAAGAGCCTGACCG ATTTGTCATACTAGGTAACCATAGGGATGCATGGACATTTGGAGCGGTTGATCCCAATAGTGGCACTGCAGCACTGCTTGAG GTGGCTCAAAGGCTAGGGAAGCTTCAGAAAAAAGGGTGGAGACCTAGAAgaacaattttattatgtaattggGATGCTGAGGAATATGGCCTT ATAGGATCAACTGAATGGGTAGAAGAGAACAGAGAAATTCTTGCTTCAAAGGCAGTTGCTTACTTGAATGCTGATTGTGTAGTAGGTGGACCAGGGTTCAATGTCCGTGCCACTCCACAGTTAGATGAATTGATCAAAAGAGCAACTCAGGAG GTCAAAGACCCTGATAACTCATCACAGAGCATTTATGAATCTTGGACTAGTTCTGGTAGTTCTCCTCTG TTTGGGAGGTTAGGAGGTGGAGGATCAGACTATGCATCTTTCTTGCAGCATGTGGGAATCCCGGCTGCTGACATAGCCTTTGGAGGAG ATGTTGCAGGATACCCGGTATACCACTCACTCTATGATGACTTCGTCTGGATGGAAAAATTCGGCGATCCTATGTTTCAAAGGCATGTTGCAG CTGCAAGTGTTTGGGGTCTGGTAGCACTTTGGTTAGCAGATGAGGAATTCCTACCTTTTGATTATCTATCTTATGCCAAGGAGCTCCAGGTGTGCCTACAATTCATTAGATGGtga
- the LOC100797366 gene encoding probable glutamate carboxypeptidase LAMP1 isoform X4 produces the protein MKTSTTTTTTILAIATSYLFLLITPTQKSTYHSLFISDSLSDNASIYNHLKTLTRRPHVAGSKANAEAASYVVSVFTSSYIPSHIVSYEVSLTYPLSRSLVLITNPSTTFTLHQETYEGDPYADVADEVVPTFHAYAKSGTVAAPVCYVNYGRVEDYLTLKDKNGVNVSGTVVLARHGKIYRGDIVKNAYEEGAVGVVIYSDRKDYGGEEKWFPDEKWLPPSGVQVGTVYGGLGDPTTPGWASSSSGDGECERLNKDEVEKGGDVPLIPSLPVSAADGEKIMRSIGGPVAEDDWQGSKDAPIYRLGPGPGILNLSYKGQDVIATIQNVIGVIEGAEEPDRFVILGNHRDAWTFGAVDPNSGTAALLEVAQRLGKLQKKGWRPRRTILLCNWDAEEYGLIGSTEWVEENREILASKAVAYLNADCVVGGPGFNVRATPQLDELIKRATQEVKDPDNSSQSIYESWTSSGSSPLFGRLGGGGSDYASFLQHVGIPAADIAFGGGYPVYHSLYDDFVWMEKFGDPMFQRHVAAASVWGLVALWLADEEFLPFDYLSYAKELQVCLQFIRW, from the exons ATGAAAACAAGCACTACTACAACTACAACCATATTAGCCATAGCCACCTCTTACTTGTTTCTTCTGATCACGCCAACCCAAAAATCCACGTACCACTCTCTCTTCATATCCGATTCCCTATCAGACAATGCCTCCATATACAACCACCTTAAAACTCTCACCCGCAGACCCCATGTCGCAGGTTCCAAAGCCAACGCTGAAGCTGCCTCATACGTTGTCTCAGTCTTCACCTCCTCATACATACCATCACACATAGTTTCCTACGAGGTTTCTCTCACGTACCCTTTGTCACGTTCGTTGGTTCTAATAACGAACCCTTCTACAACCTTCACTCTCCACCAAGAAACCTACGAGGGTGATCCTTATGCTGACGTGGCAGATGAGGTTGTCCCCACTTTCCACGCGTATGCCAAGTCAGGCACTGTGGCTGCTCCTGTGTGTTATGTGAACTATGGAAGAGTGGAGGACTATTTGACTCTGAAGGATAAAAATGGTGTGAATGTTTCAGGCACTGTTGTGTTGGCAAGGCATGGGAAGATATATAGAGGGGACATTGTGAAGAATGCTTATGAGGAAGGTGCTGTTGGGGTGGTGATATATTCAGATAGGAAGGACTATGGTGGTGAGGAAAAGTGGTTTCCTGATGAGAAGTGGTTGCCACCAAGTGGGGTTCAGGTGGGGACAGTGTATGGTGGGTTAGGGGACCCCACAACTCCTGGTTGGGCAAGTAGTAGTAGTGGTGATGGAGAGTGTGAGAGGTTGAACAAGGATGAGGTGGAGAAGGGAGGTGATGTTCCTCTCATACCTTCATTGCCTGTGTCAGCTGCTGATGGGGAGAAGATAATGAGGTCAATTGGTGGACCAGTTGCTGAGGATGATTGGCAGGGAAGCAAGGATGCCCCTATTTACAGGCTTGGACCAGGACCAGGAATTCTCAACCTTAGTTACAAG GGGCAGGATGTTATAGCCACAATTCAAAATGTTATTGGTGTGATTGAAGGGGCAGAAGAGCCTGACCG ATTTGTCATACTAGGTAACCATAGGGATGCATGGACATTTGGAGCGGTTGATCCCAATAGTGGCACTGCAGCACTGCTTGAG GTGGCTCAAAGGCTAGGGAAGCTTCAGAAAAAAGGGTGGAGACCTAGAAgaacaattttattatgtaattggGATGCTGAGGAATATGGCCTT ATAGGATCAACTGAATGGGTAGAAGAGAACAGAGAAATTCTTGCTTCAAAGGCAGTTGCTTACTTGAATGCTGATTGTGTAGTAGGTGGACCAGGGTTCAATGTCCGTGCCACTCCACAGTTAGATGAATTGATCAAAAGAGCAACTCAGGAG GTCAAAGACCCTGATAACTCATCACAGAGCATTTATGAATCTTGGACTAGTTCTGGTAGTTCTCCTCTG TTTGGGAGGTTAGGAGGTGGAGGATCAGACTATGCATCTTTCTTGCAGCATGTGGGAATCCCGGCTGCTGACATAGCCTTTGGAGGAG GATACCCGGTATACCACTCACTCTATGATGACTTCGTCTGGATGGAAAAATTCGGCGATCCTATGTTTCAAAGGCATGTTGCAG CTGCAAGTGTTTGGGGTCTGGTAGCACTTTGGTTAGCAGATGAGGAATTCCTACCTTTTGATTATCTATCTTATGCCAAGGAGCTCCAGGTGTGCCTACAATTCATTAGATGGtga
- the LOC121175242 gene encoding probable glutamate carboxypeptidase LAMP1 → MSLSSLLHNACVYFLNISDDWWKLNQNLAPKKYRNLVTHNHTTKWGLVALWLADEEFLPFDYLSYAKELQLSVENLEDEISNKDINLSPIFKSIKGLEKAAIKIDSQRKEIEAGKGWITGKKDHLRVRELNDRLMMAERAFTDRDGLFECHGISI, encoded by the exons ATGTCCCTATCATCACTTTTGCACAATGCTTGCGTATATTTCCTAAACATCTCTGATGATTGGTGGAAACTGAACCAGAACCTCGCACCCAAGAAA TATAGAAATCTGGTCACACATAACCACACAACAAAATGGGGTCTGGTAGCACTTTGGTTAGCAGATGAGGAATTCCTACCTTTTGATTATCTATCTTATGCCAAGGAGCTCCAG CTTAGCGTGGAGAATCTGGAGGATGAGATTTCAAATAAAGACATAAATTTGTCACCTATATTCAAGTCCATCAAGGGGCTTGAGAAAGCAGCAATCAAGATAGATAGCCAGAGAAAG GAAATAGAAGCTGGTAAAGGTTGGATAACAGGGAAGAAGGACCACTTGAGAGTGAGAGAGCTGAATGATAGATTGATGATGGCTGAGCGTGCATTCACTGACAGAGATGGCCTCTTTGAATGTCATGGTATAAGCATTTG
- the LOC100797366 gene encoding probable glutamate carboxypeptidase LAMP1 isoform X2, with the protein MKTSTTTTTTILAIATSYLFLLITPTQKSTYHSLFISDSLSDNASIYNHLKTLTRRPHVAGSKANAEAASYVVSVFTSSYIPSHIVSYEVSLTYPLSRSLVLITNPSTTFTLHQETYEGDPYADVADEVVPTFHAYAKSGTVAAPVCYVNYGRVEDYLTLKDKNGVNVSGTVVLARHGKIYRGDIVKNAYEEGAVGVVIYSDRKDYGGEEKWFPDEKWLPPSGVQVGTVYGGLGDPTTPGWASSSSGDGECERLNKDEVEKGGDVPLIPSLPVSAADGEKIMRSIGGPVAEDDWQGSKDAPIYRLGPGPGILNLSYKGQDVIATIQNVIGVIEGAEEPDRFVILGNHRDAWTFGAVDPNSGTAALLEVAQRLGKLQKKGWRPRRTILLCNWDAEEYGLIGSTEWVEENREILASKAVAYLNADCVVGGPGFNVRATPQLDELIKRATQEVKDPDNSSQSIYESWTSSGSSPLFGRLGGGGSDYASFLQHVGIPAADIAFGGGYPVYHSLYDDFVWMEKFGDPMFQRHVAAASVWGLVALWLADEEFLPFDYLSYAKELQLSVENLEDEISNKDINLSPIFKSIKGLEKAAIKIDSQRKEIEAGKGWITGKKDHLRVRELNDRLMMAERAFTDRDGLFGMSWYKHLIYGPSKHNDYGSQSFPGIDDAVKMAKNLHTAESWHRVQHEVWRVSRVIKQASLVLFGLLS; encoded by the exons ATGAAAACAAGCACTACTACAACTACAACCATATTAGCCATAGCCACCTCTTACTTGTTTCTTCTGATCACGCCAACCCAAAAATCCACGTACCACTCTCTCTTCATATCCGATTCCCTATCAGACAATGCCTCCATATACAACCACCTTAAAACTCTCACCCGCAGACCCCATGTCGCAGGTTCCAAAGCCAACGCTGAAGCTGCCTCATACGTTGTCTCAGTCTTCACCTCCTCATACATACCATCACACATAGTTTCCTACGAGGTTTCTCTCACGTACCCTTTGTCACGTTCGTTGGTTCTAATAACGAACCCTTCTACAACCTTCACTCTCCACCAAGAAACCTACGAGGGTGATCCTTATGCTGACGTGGCAGATGAGGTTGTCCCCACTTTCCACGCGTATGCCAAGTCAGGCACTGTGGCTGCTCCTGTGTGTTATGTGAACTATGGAAGAGTGGAGGACTATTTGACTCTGAAGGATAAAAATGGTGTGAATGTTTCAGGCACTGTTGTGTTGGCAAGGCATGGGAAGATATATAGAGGGGACATTGTGAAGAATGCTTATGAGGAAGGTGCTGTTGGGGTGGTGATATATTCAGATAGGAAGGACTATGGTGGTGAGGAAAAGTGGTTTCCTGATGAGAAGTGGTTGCCACCAAGTGGGGTTCAGGTGGGGACAGTGTATGGTGGGTTAGGGGACCCCACAACTCCTGGTTGGGCAAGTAGTAGTAGTGGTGATGGAGAGTGTGAGAGGTTGAACAAGGATGAGGTGGAGAAGGGAGGTGATGTTCCTCTCATACCTTCATTGCCTGTGTCAGCTGCTGATGGGGAGAAGATAATGAGGTCAATTGGTGGACCAGTTGCTGAGGATGATTGGCAGGGAAGCAAGGATGCCCCTATTTACAGGCTTGGACCAGGACCAGGAATTCTCAACCTTAGTTACAAG GGGCAGGATGTTATAGCCACAATTCAAAATGTTATTGGTGTGATTGAAGGGGCAGAAGAGCCTGACCG ATTTGTCATACTAGGTAACCATAGGGATGCATGGACATTTGGAGCGGTTGATCCCAATAGTGGCACTGCAGCACTGCTTGAG GTGGCTCAAAGGCTAGGGAAGCTTCAGAAAAAAGGGTGGAGACCTAGAAgaacaattttattatgtaattggGATGCTGAGGAATATGGCCTT ATAGGATCAACTGAATGGGTAGAAGAGAACAGAGAAATTCTTGCTTCAAAGGCAGTTGCTTACTTGAATGCTGATTGTGTAGTAGGTGGACCAGGGTTCAATGTCCGTGCCACTCCACAGTTAGATGAATTGATCAAAAGAGCAACTCAGGAG GTCAAAGACCCTGATAACTCATCACAGAGCATTTATGAATCTTGGACTAGTTCTGGTAGTTCTCCTCTG TTTGGGAGGTTAGGAGGTGGAGGATCAGACTATGCATCTTTCTTGCAGCATGTGGGAATCCCGGCTGCTGACATAGCCTTTGGAGGAG GATACCCGGTATACCACTCACTCTATGATGACTTCGTCTGGATGGAAAAATTCGGCGATCCTATGTTTCAAAGGCATGTTGCAG CTGCAAGTGTTTGGGGTCTGGTAGCACTTTGGTTAGCAGATGAGGAATTCCTACCTTTTGATTATCTATCTTATGCCAAGGAGCTCCAG CTTAGCGTGGAGAATCTGGAGGATGAGATTTCAAATAAAGACATAAATTTGTCACCTATATTCAAGTCCATCAAGGGGCTTGAGAAAGCAGCAATCAAGATAGATAGCCAGAGAAAG GAAATAGAAGCTGGTAAAGGTTGGATAACAGGGAAGAAGGACCACTTGAGAGTGAGAGAGCTGAATGATAGATTGATGATGGCTGAGCGTGCATTCACTGACAGAGATGGCCTCTTTGGAATGTCATGGTATAAGCATTTG ATTTATGGACCATCAAAACATAATGACTACGGCTCTCAATCTTTCCCTGGAATCGATGATGCTGTTAAAATGGCCAAAAATCTACATACTGCAGAATCGTGGCATCGTGTACAGCACGAAGTTTGGAGAGTCTCAAGAGTCATCAAACAAGCCTCGCTAGTTTTATTCGGTCTACTATCATGA
- the LOC100797366 gene encoding probable glutamate carboxypeptidase LAMP1 isoform X1, giving the protein MKTSTTTTTTILAIATSYLFLLITPTQKSTYHSLFISDSLSDNASIYNHLKTLTRRPHVAGSKANAEAASYVVSVFTSSYIPSHIVSYEVSLTYPLSRSLVLITNPSTTFTLHQETYEGDPYADVADEVVPTFHAYAKSGTVAAPVCYVNYGRVEDYLTLKDKNGVNVSGTVVLARHGKIYRGDIVKNAYEEGAVGVVIYSDRKDYGGEEKWFPDEKWLPPSGVQVGTVYGGLGDPTTPGWASSSSGDGECERLNKDEVEKGGDVPLIPSLPVSAADGEKIMRSIGGPVAEDDWQGSKDAPIYRLGPGPGILNLSYKGQDVIATIQNVIGVIEGAEEPDRFVILGNHRDAWTFGAVDPNSGTAALLEVAQRLGKLQKKGWRPRRTILLCNWDAEEYGLIGSTEWVEENREILASKAVAYLNADCVVGGPGFNVRATPQLDELIKRATQEVKDPDNSSQSIYESWTSSGSSPLFGRLGGGGSDYASFLQHVGIPAADIAFGGDVAGYPVYHSLYDDFVWMEKFGDPMFQRHVAAASVWGLVALWLADEEFLPFDYLSYAKELQLSVENLEDEISNKDINLSPIFKSIKGLEKAAIKIDSQRKEIEAGKGWITGKKDHLRVRELNDRLMMAERAFTDRDGLFGMSWYKHLIYGPSKHNDYGSQSFPGIDDAVKMAKNLHTAESWHRVQHEVWRVSRVIKQASLVLFGLLS; this is encoded by the exons ATGAAAACAAGCACTACTACAACTACAACCATATTAGCCATAGCCACCTCTTACTTGTTTCTTCTGATCACGCCAACCCAAAAATCCACGTACCACTCTCTCTTCATATCCGATTCCCTATCAGACAATGCCTCCATATACAACCACCTTAAAACTCTCACCCGCAGACCCCATGTCGCAGGTTCCAAAGCCAACGCTGAAGCTGCCTCATACGTTGTCTCAGTCTTCACCTCCTCATACATACCATCACACATAGTTTCCTACGAGGTTTCTCTCACGTACCCTTTGTCACGTTCGTTGGTTCTAATAACGAACCCTTCTACAACCTTCACTCTCCACCAAGAAACCTACGAGGGTGATCCTTATGCTGACGTGGCAGATGAGGTTGTCCCCACTTTCCACGCGTATGCCAAGTCAGGCACTGTGGCTGCTCCTGTGTGTTATGTGAACTATGGAAGAGTGGAGGACTATTTGACTCTGAAGGATAAAAATGGTGTGAATGTTTCAGGCACTGTTGTGTTGGCAAGGCATGGGAAGATATATAGAGGGGACATTGTGAAGAATGCTTATGAGGAAGGTGCTGTTGGGGTGGTGATATATTCAGATAGGAAGGACTATGGTGGTGAGGAAAAGTGGTTTCCTGATGAGAAGTGGTTGCCACCAAGTGGGGTTCAGGTGGGGACAGTGTATGGTGGGTTAGGGGACCCCACAACTCCTGGTTGGGCAAGTAGTAGTAGTGGTGATGGAGAGTGTGAGAGGTTGAACAAGGATGAGGTGGAGAAGGGAGGTGATGTTCCTCTCATACCTTCATTGCCTGTGTCAGCTGCTGATGGGGAGAAGATAATGAGGTCAATTGGTGGACCAGTTGCTGAGGATGATTGGCAGGGAAGCAAGGATGCCCCTATTTACAGGCTTGGACCAGGACCAGGAATTCTCAACCTTAGTTACAAG GGGCAGGATGTTATAGCCACAATTCAAAATGTTATTGGTGTGATTGAAGGGGCAGAAGAGCCTGACCG ATTTGTCATACTAGGTAACCATAGGGATGCATGGACATTTGGAGCGGTTGATCCCAATAGTGGCACTGCAGCACTGCTTGAG GTGGCTCAAAGGCTAGGGAAGCTTCAGAAAAAAGGGTGGAGACCTAGAAgaacaattttattatgtaattggGATGCTGAGGAATATGGCCTT ATAGGATCAACTGAATGGGTAGAAGAGAACAGAGAAATTCTTGCTTCAAAGGCAGTTGCTTACTTGAATGCTGATTGTGTAGTAGGTGGACCAGGGTTCAATGTCCGTGCCACTCCACAGTTAGATGAATTGATCAAAAGAGCAACTCAGGAG GTCAAAGACCCTGATAACTCATCACAGAGCATTTATGAATCTTGGACTAGTTCTGGTAGTTCTCCTCTG TTTGGGAGGTTAGGAGGTGGAGGATCAGACTATGCATCTTTCTTGCAGCATGTGGGAATCCCGGCTGCTGACATAGCCTTTGGAGGAG ATGTTGCAGGATACCCGGTATACCACTCACTCTATGATGACTTCGTCTGGATGGAAAAATTCGGCGATCCTATGTTTCAAAGGCATGTTGCAG CTGCAAGTGTTTGGGGTCTGGTAGCACTTTGGTTAGCAGATGAGGAATTCCTACCTTTTGATTATCTATCTTATGCCAAGGAGCTCCAG CTTAGCGTGGAGAATCTGGAGGATGAGATTTCAAATAAAGACATAAATTTGTCACCTATATTCAAGTCCATCAAGGGGCTTGAGAAAGCAGCAATCAAGATAGATAGCCAGAGAAAG GAAATAGAAGCTGGTAAAGGTTGGATAACAGGGAAGAAGGACCACTTGAGAGTGAGAGAGCTGAATGATAGATTGATGATGGCTGAGCGTGCATTCACTGACAGAGATGGCCTCTTTGGAATGTCATGGTATAAGCATTTG ATTTATGGACCATCAAAACATAATGACTACGGCTCTCAATCTTTCCCTGGAATCGATGATGCTGTTAAAATGGCCAAAAATCTACATACTGCAGAATCGTGGCATCGTGTACAGCACGAAGTTTGGAGAGTCTCAAGAGTCATCAAACAAGCCTCGCTAGTTTTATTCGGTCTACTATCATGA
- the LOC100527738 gene encoding uncharacterized protein LOC100527738, translating into MMEVTKDEAATPGSGGAQPPNPISNGNPNPNPNPNPNMPHTPRGSKGKSCKGCTYYTSLHKAKSKNPTCVGFSRALQQVPPFVVGETELEASKEGRSLANFKYACIGYSVYLDNKDSSAGSQDKTAKLPFCVGLEVVLVEKASNSDAGHVPATHKTDDEHAAPQPRRYIPPNHATEFLNRFQRNAGLVASGVAKNLNKVGNYVKDLLNDILN; encoded by the exons ATGATGGAGGTCACCAAAGACGAAGCTGCAACGCCAGGATCAGGAGGTGCTCAACCTCCCAATCCAATTTCTAACGGTAACCCTAATCCAAATCCAAACCCTAACCCGAACATGCCTCACACCCCCAGAGGATCCAAAGGAAAATCGTGTAAGGGATGCACCTACTACACATCGCTTCATAAGGCCAAGTCCAAAAACCCCACATGCGTTGGTTTCTCCAGAGCACTCCAGCAAG TACCCCCTTTTGTTGTTGGAGAAACTGAGTTGGAAGCTTCAAAAGAGGGCCGCAGCCTTGCAAATTTCAAGTATGCATGTATTGGATACTCTGTCTACTTAGACAACAAAGATTCTTCTGCTGGCTCTCAGGATAAAACAGCAAAATTGCCCTTTTGTGTTGGTCTTGAG GTGGTCTTAGTGGAGAAAGCTTCAAATTCAGATGCTGGCCATGTTCCTGCTACTCATAAAACTGACG ATGAACATGCTGCTCCTCAACCTCGAAGATACATACCTCCAAATCATGCGACAGAGTTCTTGAATAG GTTTCAAAGAAATGCAGGCCTGGTGGCATCTGGTGTTGCCAAAAACTTGAACAAAGTGGGTAACTATGTGAAAGATCTCCTAAATGACATTCTAAACTAA